In the genome of Coraliomargarita algicola, one region contains:
- a CDS encoding cytotoxic translational repressor of toxin-antitoxin stability system, with protein sequence MFQVNFSEQSMHELNQLDTRSQMLLVEVVSTLKQEQLDNPNEDLGCFHRNGKTYYRVRAGEFRIYFEQDGDALFAHYILHKNTLSDFIFRFKLPFTEEFMLEQEDSFWKYLESLRHKDEVED encoded by the coding sequence ATGTTTCAAGTCAATTTCAGCGAACAAAGTATGCACGAGCTCAACCAGCTCGACACACGCTCTCAAATGCTACTGGTCGAAGTAGTGAGTACTCTTAAGCAGGAGCAGCTGGACAATCCCAACGAGGACCTTGGCTGTTTCCATCGTAATGGGAAAACATATTATCGCGTGCGGGCAGGCGAATTTCGCATCTATTTTGAGCAAGATGGGGATGCGCTCTTTGCGCACTATATTTTGCACAAAAACACGCTTTCCGACTTTATTTTCCGTTTCAAGCTACCTTTCACTGAAGAATTTATGCTCGAACAGGAAGATTCCTTCTGGAAATACCTCGAATCACTCCGACATAAGGACGAGGTCGAAGATTAA